The following proteins come from a genomic window of Acomys russatus chromosome 17, mAcoRus1.1, whole genome shotgun sequence:
- the Krt4 gene encoding keratin, type II cytoskeletal 4: MIARQQSVHRASRGFSSGSAVAGGVKRVAFSSASMSGCAGRYSSGGFGSRSLYNLGGHKSISMSVAGSCQGGGYGGAGGFGAGGFGSGFGSGFGAGGFGGGFGGSFNGRGGPGFVCPAGGIQEVTINQSLLTPIQVEIDPEIQKVRTAEREQIKTLNNKFASFIDKVRFLEQQNKVLETKWNLLQQQTTITSPRNLDSFFETYISALRKNLDALVNDKGRLQSELKLMQDSVEDFKSKYEDEINKRTAAENDFVVLKKDVDAAYMIKVELEAKLDSLKDEINFLKVLYEAELSQMQTHVSDTSVVLSMDNNRSLDLDSIIAEVKAQYEEIALKSKAEVESWYQTKVQQLQMSADQHGDNLKSTKNEISELNRMIQRLRAEIENIKKQCQTLQASVADAEQRGELALKDAYSKRAELETALQKAKEDLARLLRDYQELMNVKLALDVEIATYRKLLEGEECRMSGECRSAVSISVVGGSANIGGGAGIGLGLGSGFCSGSGSGSGFGFGGGVYGSSGTKITSTTSITKRSQR, encoded by the exons ATGATCGCCAGACAGCAAAGCGTCCACAGAGCTTCCAGGGGCTTTAGCAGTGGCTCAGCCGTTGCTGGCGGAGTCAAGCGGGTGGCCTTCAGCTCGGCCTCCATGTCTGGGTGTGCAGGCCGTTACTCTTCTGGAGGCTTTGGCAGCAGGAGCCTTTACAACCTCGGGGGCCACAAGAGCATCTCCATGAGCGTGGCTGGGTCCTGTCAAGGCGGTGGCTACGGGGGTGCTGGAGGCTTTGGTGCTGGAGGCTTCGGTTCCGGCTTCGGTTCCGGCTTCGGTGCCGGCGGCTTTGGCGGTGGCTTTGGAGGCTCCTTCAATGGTCGAGGCGGCCCTGGCTTTGTCTGTCCTGCTGGAGGCATTCAGGAGGTCACCATCAACCAGAGCCTGCTGACGCCTATTCAGGTGGAGATTGACCCTGAGATCCAGAAAGTCCGCACTGCCGAGCGGGAGCAGATCAAGACCCTCAACAACAAATTCGCTTCCTTCATCGACAAG GTGCGGTTCCTGGAGCAACAGAACAAGGTTCTGGAGACCAAGTGGAACCTTCTCCAGCAGCAGACGACCATCACGTCCCCCAGAAACCTGGACTCTTTCTTTGAGACTTACATCAGTGCCTTGAGGAAGAACCTGGACGCTTTGGTAAATGACAAAGGACGCCTGCAGTCGGAGCTGAAACTCATGCAGGACAGCGTGGAGGACTTCAAGAGCAA GTATGAAGATGAGATTAACAAACGCACAGCTGCAGAGAACGACTTTGTGGTCCTCAAGAAA GACGTGGACGCTGCCTACATGATCAAGGTGGAGCTGGAGGCCAAGCTGGACAGCCTTAAGGATGAGATCAACTTCCTGAAGGTCCTCTACGAAGCG GAGCTGTCCCAGATGCAGACACACGTCTCAGACACATCCGTGGTGCTGTCCATGGACAACAACCGGAGCCTGGACCTGGACAGCATCATCGCTGAGGTCAAGGCCCAGTATGAGGAGATCGCCCTGAAGAGCAAGGCCGAGGTCGAGTCCTGGTACCAGACCAAG GTCCAGCAGCTCCAGATGTCAGCTGACCAACACGGAGATAACCTGAAGAGCACCAAGAATGAGATCTCAGAGCTCAACAGGATGATCCAGAGGCTGCGGGCAGAGATCGAGAACATCAAGAAACAG TGCCAGACTCTGCAGGCATCTGTGGCTGATGCAGAGCAGCGTGGGGAGCTGGCCCTCAAAGACGCCTACAGCAAACGCGCAGAGCTGGAGACTGCCCTGCAGAAGGCCAAGGAGGACCTGGCCCGGCTGCTGCGGGACTACCAGGAGCTCATGAATGTCAAGTTGGCCCTGGATGTGGAGATCGCCACCtacaggaagcttctggaaggagaGGAGTGCAG GATGTCCGGAGAATGCCGGAGTGCCGTGAGCATCT cgGTGGTTGGCGGCAGCGCCAACATCGGCGGCGGCGCTGGCATCGGCCTTGGCCTGGGAAGTGGTTTTTGCTCTGGTTCCGGTTCTGGAAGTGGCtttgggtttggtggtggtgtCTATGGCAGTTCTGGTACCAAGATCACCTCTACCACCTCCATAACCAAGAGGTCCCAGCGATAG
- the Krt79 gene encoding keratin, type II cytoskeletal 79: MRSSLSRQTYSTKGGFSSNSASGGGGSRTQTSYSSVTMSRTSGSGGSAGVRCGPSSGGFGSRSLYNLGGSKSISVSVAGGASSGRVLGGFGSGAYVGLGAGRQTFGPACPPGGIQEVTVNQSLLTPLNVEIDPDIQRVRTEEREQIKTLNNKFASFIDKVRFLEQQNKVLEMKWALLQEQSQNTGVARNLEPFFEGYLSTLRRQLDAKQSEQGRLETELRSMQDSVEDFRKKYEDEINKRTALENEFVVLKKDVDAAYMGEVDLHGKVDTLTQEIDFLKHLYEMELSQVQINVSDTNVVLSMDNNRCLDLDSIIAEVKAQYELIAQKSRAEAESWYQTKYEELQVTAGKHGDSLRDTKNEIAELTRTIQRLQGEVDAAKKQCQQLQTAIAEAEQRGEMALKDAKKKLGDLDIALHQAKEDMARLLRDYQALMNVKLALDVEIATYRKLLESEESRMSGECPSAVSISVTGNSTSVCAGGAAGFGSGASKGGFSASVGYGTAKGGQVSGGTSILRKTTTVKTSSRRY; the protein is encoded by the exons ATGCGGTCCTCTTTGTCCAGGCAGACTTACTCCACGAAGGGAGGCTTCAGCTCTAACTCAGCCAGCGGAGGGGGCGGGAGTCGGACGCAAACCAGCTATAGCTCCGTGACCATGTCCAGGACCAGTGGCTCCGGTGGCAGCGCTGGGGTCCGCTGTGGCCCCAGCTCTGGGGGCTTTGGCAGCCGGAGCCTCTATAACTTGGGAGGAAGCAAGAGCATCTCTGTCAGCGTGGCTGGTGGGGCCTCTTCTGGTCGTGTACTAGGAGGCTTTGGCAGTGGGGCCTATGTGGGCCTAGGGGCTGGCCGGCAGACATTTGGGCCAGCCTGTCCTCCCGGGGGGATCCAGGAAGTCACTGTCAACCAGAGCCTGTTGACACCTCTCAATGTGGAGATAGACCCCGACATCCAGCGGGTGAGGACTGAGGAGCGGGAGCAGATCAAGACCCTCAACAACAAGTTTGCCTCCTTCATCGACAAG GTGCGTTTCCTGGAGCAGCAGAACAAGGTGCTGGAGATGAAATGGGCCTTGCTGCAGGAGCAGAGCCAGAACACGGGGGTCGCCAGGAACCTGGAGCCTTTCTTTGAGGGTTACCTGAGCACTCTGAGGAGGCAGCTGGACGCCAAGCAGAGCGAGCAGGGGCGGCTGGAGACGGAGCTGAGGAGCATGCAGGACAGCGTGGAGGACTTCAGGAAGAA GTACGAGGATGAAATCAACAAACGCACTGCCTTGGAGAACGAGTTTGTGGTGCTCAAGAAG gaTGTGGACGCTGCATACATGGGAGAAGTGGATCTGCATGGCAAAGTGGACACCTTGACTCAGGAGATTGACTTCTTGAAGCATCTCTATGAGATG GAGCTGAGCCAAGTGCAGATCAATGTATCTGACACCAACGTGGTCCTCTCCATGGACAACAACCGATGCCTGGACCTGGACAGCATCATCGCCGAGGTCAAGGCCCAGTACGAGCTGATCGCCCAGAAGAGCCGGGCCGAGGCCGAGTCCTGGTACCAGACCAAG TACGAAGAGCTGCAGGTGACAGCTGGGAAGCACGGGGACAGCCTCCGAGACACCAAAAATGAGATTGCAGAGCTCACTCGCACCATCCAGAGACTGCAGGGCGAGGTGGACGCTGCCAAGAAGCAG TGCCAGCAGCTGCAGACGGCCATCGCAGAAGCGGAGCAGCGTGGGGAGATGGCACTCAAGGATGCTAAGAAGAAGCTTGGAGATCTAGACATAGCCCTGCACCAGGCCAAGGAGGACATGGCCCGGCTGCTGCGGGACTACCAGGCTCTCATGAACGTCAAGCTGGCCCTGGACGTGGAGATTGCCACCTACCGCAAGCTGCTGGAGAGTGAGGAGAGCAG GATGTCTGGAGAATGTCCTAGTGCGGTCAGCATCT CGGTGACTGGCAACTCTACCTCGGTGTGCGCAGGCGGTGCGGCTGGCTTCGGGAGCGGTGCCAGCAAGGGTGGTTTCAGTGCCAGTGTGGGCTACGGCACTGCCAAGGGTGGGCAGGTCTCTGGGGGGACCTCGATCCTGAGGAAGACCACCACGGTCAAGACCTCTAGCCGGAGATACTAG
- the LOC127201702 gene encoding LOW QUALITY PROTEIN: keratin, type II cytoskeletal 78-like (The sequence of the model RefSeq protein was modified relative to this genomic sequence to represent the inferred CDS: inserted 2 bases in 2 codons; deleted 2 bases in 1 codon; substituted 3 bases at 3 genomic stop codons), producing MSLSPCRAQGAFSARSACSAFSGARGRAGFSSRSLSSSRRCRGSSCERAWGARARQGVRSGLSQCPPGGIQAVTIDQSLLTPLKIDVDPQFQAVKTQETREIRTLNNQFASFIDKVRFLEQQNKVLETKWGLLQQLQGNHSPEGLESIFEACLAQLRQQLEELQRERGALDSELKTYRDQEDEYKSKYDQEAHQHASVQNDFVVLKKDLDEVFMSKMDLEGKLGSLKEYVCFLRRLYEEELGQLQTQASDTSVALSMDNNRFLDFGDIIAEVRARYEEITRTSKAEAEAVFQTKYQELQASAQLQGHSMKEAQAQISQLRQAIQRLQSQIGSVKKQTDSLQSAVVDAEQHGETALRDAQAKLDELEAALRTAKQDMARMLREYQELMGTKLSLDVEIATYRRLLESEECRISKEHRSQVTVSTAEGSIVVPGGIGGGQVVTSGGFCRGQMDMPGRIGGGQMVTSGGVCRGQMVVPGRIGTGQVVKAGGLDRGQVVVPGRINEGQVVVPGRINEGQVGVPGEXNEAKVVCPEEXXGQVGVPGRRLXRASGCPGRINEGQVVVRARDIGQFSRGQVVVPGRINEGQLVXPGRINEGQVVVPGRINEGQVVVPGRINEGQVVVPGRINEGQVVVPGRINEGQVVMPGRDCGGQVVMPGRDCGGQVVKPRGDCGGQVVMPGRDCGGQVVMPGRDCGGQVVMPGRDCGGQVVMPGRGCGGQVVKPGGDCGGQVVMPEEIEANVMPGRGCGGQVVMPGRDCGGQVVQAERDCGGQVVKPRGDCGGQVVMPGRDCGGQVVMPGRGCGGQVVKPRGDCGGQVVMPGRGCGGQVVKPGGDCGGQVVMPGRDCGGQVVMPGRGCGGQVVMPGRDCGGQVVKPRRDCGGQVVKPRGDCGGQVVMPGRDCGGQVVMPGRDCGGQVVMPGRVGDSHMGTCWKGSFGPGSCSSIVTGGFDTPQGSGFSPSMGFCSVSGSGFSSGSGSSCRTILKKTVESSRKTSVIY from the exons atgtCTCTCTCCCCATGCCGGGCTCAGGGGGCCTTCAGCGCTCGCTCAGCGTGTTCTGCGTTCTCGGGGGCTCGGGGCAGGGCTGGCTTCAGCAGCAGGAGCCTTAGCTCCTCCAGGAGATGCCGAGGAAGCTCTTGTGAGAGGGCCTGGGGGGCGCGGGCCAGGCAAGGGGTACGGTCTGGGCTTTCCCAGTGCCCTCCTGGGGGCATCCAAGCAGTGACCATCGACCAGAGTCTGCTGACCCCACTGAAGATTGACGTTGACCCCCAGTTCCAGGCGGTGAAGACACAGGAGACCCGAGAGATCAGAACCCTCAACAACCAGTTTGCCTCCTTCATCGACAAG GTGCGCTTCCTGGAGCAGCAGAACAAGGTCCTGGAGACCAAGTGGGGGCTGCTGCAGCAGCTTCAGGGGAACCATAGCCCCGAGGGCCTGGAATCCATCTTCGAAGCCTGCCTGGCCCAGCTCAGGCAGCAGCTGGAGGAGCTGCAGAGAGAGCGAGGGGCTTTGGACTCTGAGCTGAAGACCTATCGGGACCAGGAGGATGAGTATAAGTCCAA GTATGACCAGGAAGCTCATCAGCATGCCTCGGTGCAGAATGACTTTGTGGTCCTTAAGAAG GATCTGGATGAGGTTTTCATGAGCAAGATGGATTTGGAAGGCAAGCTGGGGTCTCTGAAAGAGTACGTCTGTTTCCTGAGGCGTCTGTATGAAGAG GAACTGGGACAGCTGCAGACCCAGGCAAGTGACACGTCTGTGGCGCTGTCCATGGATAATAACCGCTTCTTGGACTTCGGTGACATCATCGCTGAGGTCCGCGCCCGCTATGAAGAGATCACTCGGACTAGCAAGGCCGAGGCCGAGGCCGTGTTCCAGACCAAG TACCAGGAACTTCAAGCCTCAGCCCAGCTTCAAGGACACAGCATGAAGGAAGCCCAGGCACAGATTTCCCAGCTTCGGCAGGCCATCCAGAGGCTGCAGAGTCAGATCGGGAGCGTCAAGAAGCAG ACTGACAGTCTGCAGTCAGCTGTCGTGGATGCCGAGCAGCATGGGGAGACGGCTCTGAGGGATGCTCAGGCCAAGCTGGATGAGCTGGAGGCTGCTCTGAGAACAGCCAAGCAGGACATGGCACGGATGCTGCGCGAGTACCAGGAGCTGATGGGCACAAAGTTGTCCCTGGATGTGGAGATCGCCACCTATCGAAGGCTGCTGGAGAGCGAGGAGTGcag gaTATCTAAGGAGCACAGGAGCCAGGTCACTGTCT CTACAGCAGAAGGCAGCATTGTTGTGCCTGGAGGAATTGGTGGAGGCCAAGTGGTCACATCTGGAGGATTTTGTAGAGGCCAAATGGATATGCCTGGAAGAATTGGTGGAGGCCAAATGGTCACATCTGGAGGAGTTTGTAGAGGCCAAATGGTTGTGCCTGGAAGAATTGGTACAGGCCAAGTGGTCAAGGCTGGAGGACTTGACAGAGGCCAAGTGGTTGTGCCCGGAAGAATTAATGAAGGCCAAGTGGTTGTGCCCGGAAGAATTAATGAAGGCCAAGTGGGTGTGCCCGGAG TTAATGAGGCCAAGGTGGTTTGCCCGGAAGAATAATGAGGCCAAGTGGGTGTGCCCGGAAGAAGATTATGAAGGGCAAGTGGTTGTCCCGGAAGAATTAATGAAGGCCAAGTGGTTGTCCGTGCCCGAGATATAGGCCAATTTTCAAGAGGCCAAGTGGTTGTGCCCGGAAGAATTAATGAAGGCCAATTGG GTCCCGGAAGAATTAATGAAGGCCAAGTGGTTGTGCCCGGAAGAATTAATGAAGGCCAAGTGGTTGTGCCCGGAAGAATTAATGAAGGCCAAGTGGTTGTGCCCGGAAGAATTAATGAAGGCCAAGTGGTTGTGCCCGGAAGAATTAATGAAGGCCAAGTGGTCATGCCTGGAAGAGATTGTGGAGGCCAAGTGGTCATGCCTGGAAGAGACTGTGGAGGCCAAGTGGTCAAGCCTAGAGGAGATTGTGGAGGCCAGGTGGTCATGCCTGGAAGAGATTGTGGAGGCCAAGTGGTCATGCCTGGAAGAGATTGTGGAGGCCAGGTGGTCATGCCTGGAAGAGATTGTGGAGGCCAGGTGGTCATGCCTGGAAGAGGTTGTGGAGGCCAAGTGGTCAAGCCTGGAGGAGATTGTGGAGGCCAGGTGGTCATGCCTGAAGAGATTGAGGCCAATGTCATGCCTGGAAGAGGTTGTGGAGGCCAAGTGGTCATGCCTGGAAGAGATTGTGGAGGCCAAGTGGTTCAAGCC GAAAGAGATTGTGGAGGCCAAGTGGTCAAGCCTAGAGGAGATTGTGGAGGCCAAGTGGTCATGCCTGGAAGAGATTGTGGAGGCCAAGTGGTCATGCCTGGAAGAGGTTGTGGAGGCCAAGTGGTCAAGCCTAGAGGAGATTGTGGAGGCCAGGTGGTCATGCCTGGAAGAGGTTGTGGAGGCCAAGTGGTCAAGCCTGGAGGAGATTGTGGAGGCCAAGTGGTCATGCCTGGAAGAGATTGTGGAGGCCAAGTGGTCATGCCTGGAAGAGGTTGTGGAGGCCAAGTGGTCATGCCTGGAAGAGATTGTGGAGGCCAAGTGGTCAAGCCTAGAAGAGATTGTGGAGGCCAAGTGGTCAAGCCTAGAGGAGATTGTGGAGGCCAGGTGGTCATGCCTGGAAGAGATTGTGGAGGCCAAGTGGTCATGCCTGGAAGAGATTGTGGAGGCCAAGTGGTCATGCCTGGAAGAGTTGGTGATAGCCACATGGGCACTTGCTGGAAAGGCAGTTTTGGGCCTGGAAGCTGTTCTAGCATTGTAACGGGCGGCTTTGATACCCCCCAGGGGTCTGGGTTCAGCCCCAGCATGGGTTTCTGCTCTGTGTCTGGCTCTGGCTTCAGTTCTGGCTCTGGCTCCAGCTGCCGCACCATTTTGAAGAAGACAGTGGAGTCAAGTCGGAAGACATCTGTCATTTATTGA